Proteins found in one Muntiacus reevesi chromosome 2, mMunRee1.1, whole genome shotgun sequence genomic segment:
- the SLC9A5 gene encoding sodium/hydrogen exchanger 5 isoform X4, with amino-acid sequence MPSRLFFDNLGAILTYAVVGTLWNAFTTGAALWGLQQAGLVAPRVQAGLLDFLLFGSLISAVDPVAVLAVFEEVHVNETLFIIVFGESLLNDAVTVVLYKVCNSFVEMGSANVQATDYLKGVASLFVVSLGGAAVGLVFAFLLALTTRFTKRVRIIEPLLVFLLAYAAYLTAEMASLSAILAVTMCGLGCKKYVEANISHKSRTAVKYTMKTLASCAETVIFMLLGISAVDSSKWAWDSGLVLGTLFFILFFRALGVVLQTWVLNQFRLVPLDKIDQVVMSYGGLRGAVAFALVILLDRTKVPAKDYFVATTIVVVFFTVIVQGLTIKPLVKWLKVKRSEHHKPTLNQELHEHTFDHILAAVEDVVGHHGYHYWRDRWEQFDKKYLSQLLMRRSAYRIRDQIWDVYYRLNIRDAISFVDQGGHVLSSTGLTLPSMPSRNSVAETSVTNLLRESGSGACLDLQVIDTVRSGRDREDAAMHHLLCGGLYKPRRRYKASCSRHFISEDAQERQDKEVFQQNMKRRLESFKSTKHNICFTKSKPRPRKAGRKKKDGVANTEATNGKPPRDLGFHDTAAVILTVESEEEEDSDSSETEKEDDEGIIFVARATSEVLQEGKISGSLEVCPSPRIIPPSPTCAEKELPWKSGQGDLAVYVSSETTKIVPVDMQTGWNQSISSLESLASPPCTQAPTMTRLPPRPRAPEEPQAPLKLPLSSDPHSCFAFPPSLAKAGRSRSESSADIPRQQELQPLMGHEDHTHLSPGTANSHWCIHFTKGGRL; translated from the exons ATGCCCAGCCGGCTGTTCTTTGACAATTTGGGCGCAATCCTCACCTATGCCGTGGTGGGCACACTCTGGAATGCCTTCACAACGGGTGCTGCCCTCTGGGGCCTGCAGCAGGCTGGACTTGTGG CCCCTAGAGTGCAGGCTGGCTTGCTGGACTTCCTGCTGTTCGGGAGCCTCATCTCAGCAGTGGATCCCGTGGCCGTGCTGGCTGTCTTTGAGGAGGTGCATGTCAACGAGACCCTCTTTATCATCGTCTTTGGCGAGTCCCTGCTCAACGATGCAGTCACCGTG GTGCTGTACAAGGTCTGCAACTCTTTTGTGGAGATGGGCTCTGCCAACGTGCAGGCCACTGACTACCTGAAGGGAGTCG cctccttgTTTGTGGTCAGTCTGGGCGGGGCAGCCGTGGGCTTAGTCTTTGCCTTCCTCCTGGCCCTGACCACACGCTTCACCAAGCGGGTCCGCATCATCGAGCCGCTGCTGGTCTTCCTCCTCGCCTACGCAGCCTACCTTACCGCTGAAATGGCCTCGCTCTCTGCCATTCTTGC GGTGACCATGTGTGGCCTGGGCTGTAAGAAGTATGTGGAGGCCAACATCTCCCATAAGTCCCGCACAGCTGTCAAGTACACCATGAAGACTCTAGCCAGCTGCGCGGAGACCGTCATCTTCATGCTGCTCGGCATCTCGGCCGTGGACTCTTCCAAGTGGGCCTGGGACTCTGGGCTGGTGCTGGGCACCCTCTTCTTCATCCTGTTCTTCCGAGCCCTCG GCGTAGTCCTGCAGACGTGGGTGCTGAATCAGTTCCGGCTGGTCCCTTTGGACAAGATTGACCAGGTGGTGATGTCCTATGGGGGCCTGCGGGGGGCTGTGGCCTTCGCTCTCGTCATCCTCCTGGACAGGACCAAGGTCCCTGCCAAGGACTACTTTGTAGCCACCACAATTGTGGTGGTCTTCTTCACTGTCATCGTGCAG GGCCTGACCATCAAGCCACTGGTCAAGTGGCTGAAGGTGAAGAGGAGTGAGCATCACAAACCCACCCTGAACCAGGAGCTGCATGAGCAC ACTTTTGACCACATTCTGGCTGCAGTGGAGGACGTTGTGGGCCACCATGGCTATCACTACTGGAGGGACAG GTGGGAGCAGTTTGATAAGAAGTACCTGAGTCAGCTGTTGATGCGGCGCTCAGCTTACCGCATCCGGGACCAGATCTGGGATGTGTATTACAGACTCAACATCCGGGACGCCATCAGCTTCGTGGATCAG GGAGGCCACGTCCTGTCCTCCACTGGGCTCACTCTGCCCTCTATGCCCAGCCGCAATTCCGTGGCAGAGACTTCCGTCACCAACCTGCT GAGGGAGAGCGGCAGTGGAGCGTGTCTGGATCTGCAGGTGATCGACACGGTGCGCAGCGGCCGGGACCGGGAGGACGCCGCGATGCACCACCTGCTCTGCGGAGGCCTCTACAAGCCACGCCGCAGG TACAAAGCCAGCTGCAGCCGCCACTTCATCTCTGAGGACGCGCAGGAACGCCAGGACAAGGAAGTCTTCCAGCAGAACATGAAGCGGCGGCTGGAGTCCTTTAAGTCCACCAAGCACAACATCTGCTTCACCAAGAGCAAGCCACGACCCCGCAAGGCTGGCCGCAAGAAG AAGGATGGCGTGGCTAACACTGAGGCTACAAACGGGAAACCTCCTCGAGACCTGGGCTTCCATGACACAG CTGCTGTGATCTTAACCGTGgagtctgaggaggaggaggacagcgACAGTTcggagacagagaaggaggatGACGAGGGGATCATCTTTGTGGCTCGGGCCACCAGTGAGGTTCTCCAAGAGGGCAAGATCTCAG GGAGCCTTGAGGTGTGCCCCAGCCCACGCATCATCCCCCCGTCCCCAACCTGTGCGGAGAAGGAGCTGCCCTGGAAGAGTGGGCAGGGGGACCTGGCTGTCTACGTGTCCTCAGAAACCACCAAGATTGTGCCCGTGGACATGCAGACAGGCTGGAACCAGAGCATCTCGTCCCTGGAGAGCTTGGCATCCCCGCCGTGTACTCAGGCCCCAACGATGACACGCCTGCCTCCCCGCCCACGGGCCCCGGAAGAGCCCCAGGCCCCTCTCAAGCTGCCCCTCTCCTCTGATCCACACTCTTGCTTTGCCTTCCCCCCGAGCCTGGCCAAGGCAGGCCGTTCTCGCAGTGAGAGCAGCGCTGACATCCCCCGGCAGCAGGAGCTGCAGCCCCTCATGGGACACGAGGACCACACCCATCTCAGCCCAGGCACCGCCAACTCTCACTGGTGCATCCACTTCACCAAAGGCGGCCGGCTGTAG
- the SLC9A5 gene encoding sodium/hydrogen exchanger 5 isoform X5, which produces MASLSAILAVTMCGLGCKKYVEANISHKSRTAVKYTMKTLASCAETVIFMLLGISAVDSSKWAWDSGLVLGTLFFILFFRALGVVLQTWVLNQFRLVPLDKIDQVVMSYGGLRGAVAFALVILLDRTKVPAKDYFVATTIVVVFFTVIVQGLTIKPLVKWLKVKRSEHHKPTLNQELHEHTFDHILAAVEDVVGHHGYHYWRDRWEQFDKKYLSQLLMRRSAYRIRDQIWDVYYRLNIRDAISFVDQGGHVLSSTGLTLPSMPSRNSVAETSVTNLLRESGSGACLDLQVIDTVRSGRDREDAAMHHLLCGGLYKPRRRYKASCSRHFISEDAQERQDKEVFQQNMKRRLESFKSTKHNICFTKSKPRPRKAGRKKKDGVANTEATNGKPPRDLGFHDTAAVILTVESEEEEDSDSSETEKEDDEGIIFVARATSEVLQEGKISGSLEVCPSPRIIPPSPTCAEKELPWKSGQGDLAVYVSSETTKIVPVDMQTGWNQSISSLESLASPPCTQAPTMTRLPPRPRAPEEPQAPLKLPLSSDPHSCFAFPPSLAKAGRSRSESSADIPRQQELQPLMGHEDHTHLSPGTANSHWCIHFTKGGRL; this is translated from the exons ATGGCCTCGCTCTCTGCCATTCTTGC GGTGACCATGTGTGGCCTGGGCTGTAAGAAGTATGTGGAGGCCAACATCTCCCATAAGTCCCGCACAGCTGTCAAGTACACCATGAAGACTCTAGCCAGCTGCGCGGAGACCGTCATCTTCATGCTGCTCGGCATCTCGGCCGTGGACTCTTCCAAGTGGGCCTGGGACTCTGGGCTGGTGCTGGGCACCCTCTTCTTCATCCTGTTCTTCCGAGCCCTCG GCGTAGTCCTGCAGACGTGGGTGCTGAATCAGTTCCGGCTGGTCCCTTTGGACAAGATTGACCAGGTGGTGATGTCCTATGGGGGCCTGCGGGGGGCTGTGGCCTTCGCTCTCGTCATCCTCCTGGACAGGACCAAGGTCCCTGCCAAGGACTACTTTGTAGCCACCACAATTGTGGTGGTCTTCTTCACTGTCATCGTGCAG GGCCTGACCATCAAGCCACTGGTCAAGTGGCTGAAGGTGAAGAGGAGTGAGCATCACAAACCCACCCTGAACCAGGAGCTGCATGAGCAC ACTTTTGACCACATTCTGGCTGCAGTGGAGGACGTTGTGGGCCACCATGGCTATCACTACTGGAGGGACAG GTGGGAGCAGTTTGATAAGAAGTACCTGAGTCAGCTGTTGATGCGGCGCTCAGCTTACCGCATCCGGGACCAGATCTGGGATGTGTATTACAGACTCAACATCCGGGACGCCATCAGCTTCGTGGATCAG GGAGGCCACGTCCTGTCCTCCACTGGGCTCACTCTGCCCTCTATGCCCAGCCGCAATTCCGTGGCAGAGACTTCCGTCACCAACCTGCT GAGGGAGAGCGGCAGTGGAGCGTGTCTGGATCTGCAGGTGATCGACACGGTGCGCAGCGGCCGGGACCGGGAGGACGCCGCGATGCACCACCTGCTCTGCGGAGGCCTCTACAAGCCACGCCGCAGG TACAAAGCCAGCTGCAGCCGCCACTTCATCTCTGAGGACGCGCAGGAACGCCAGGACAAGGAAGTCTTCCAGCAGAACATGAAGCGGCGGCTGGAGTCCTTTAAGTCCACCAAGCACAACATCTGCTTCACCAAGAGCAAGCCACGACCCCGCAAGGCTGGCCGCAAGAAG AAGGATGGCGTGGCTAACACTGAGGCTACAAACGGGAAACCTCCTCGAGACCTGGGCTTCCATGACACAG CTGCTGTGATCTTAACCGTGgagtctgaggaggaggaggacagcgACAGTTcggagacagagaaggaggatGACGAGGGGATCATCTTTGTGGCTCGGGCCACCAGTGAGGTTCTCCAAGAGGGCAAGATCTCAG GGAGCCTTGAGGTGTGCCCCAGCCCACGCATCATCCCCCCGTCCCCAACCTGTGCGGAGAAGGAGCTGCCCTGGAAGAGTGGGCAGGGGGACCTGGCTGTCTACGTGTCCTCAGAAACCACCAAGATTGTGCCCGTGGACATGCAGACAGGCTGGAACCAGAGCATCTCGTCCCTGGAGAGCTTGGCATCCCCGCCGTGTACTCAGGCCCCAACGATGACACGCCTGCCTCCCCGCCCACGGGCCCCGGAAGAGCCCCAGGCCCCTCTCAAGCTGCCCCTCTCCTCTGATCCACACTCTTGCTTTGCCTTCCCCCCGAGCCTGGCCAAGGCAGGCCGTTCTCGCAGTGAGAGCAGCGCTGACATCCCCCGGCAGCAGGAGCTGCAGCCCCTCATGGGACACGAGGACCACACCCATCTCAGCCCAGGCACCGCCAACTCTCACTGGTGCATCCACTTCACCAAAGGCGGCCGGCTGTAG